The following are from one region of the Actinoplanes sp. L3-i22 genome:
- a CDS encoding cellulose binding domain-containing protein, giving the protein MSDRPQDAEPLPVRVPGPGAEAPVEDVLAQRRYAELDGWSKSAETIMMPPLPADPVPAAEFYPAVPERRLVVAASGVVSDSPSSASPEHSDLSGTSALRPVRRRAALLAGAGLAVLLLAGGAFALTGKDDRGPAATTPAALSTAVTTAPDERPVKNADPTTAATTEVPTSPTPSPSARSSASATAVPLLTVGHGTRPHTATPGDEHTGGDSPAPALSAVYHYDDARNEGSVQVVNGGDGVAAKWTVTLSVPGGEKVSLVSGAVELFQSGASVRFRPTGGAVAAGGSVSFGFSLAGAPTSPPGGCAIDGVACS; this is encoded by the coding sequence GTGAGTGATCGGCCACAAGACGCAGAACCGCTTCCCGTCCGGGTTCCCGGCCCCGGCGCGGAAGCTCCCGTCGAGGACGTGCTCGCCCAGCGCCGCTACGCGGAACTGGACGGCTGGTCGAAATCGGCGGAGACCATCATGATGCCGCCGCTGCCCGCCGATCCGGTGCCGGCCGCCGAGTTCTATCCGGCGGTGCCCGAGCGCCGGTTGGTGGTGGCGGCCTCCGGGGTCGTTTCCGACTCGCCGTCATCCGCTTCCCCAGAGCATTCCGACCTTTCGGGTACGTCGGCACTCCGTCCGGTACGTCGCCGTGCCGCCCTGCTCGCCGGGGCCGGCCTCGCCGTGCTCCTGCTCGCCGGTGGCGCGTTCGCCCTGACCGGAAAGGATGACCGCGGGCCGGCCGCGACCACGCCGGCCGCGCTGTCCACGGCCGTGACCACCGCGCCGGACGAGCGCCCGGTGAAGAACGCCGACCCGACCACCGCCGCCACCACCGAGGTCCCGACGTCGCCGACGCCCAGCCCGTCGGCCAGGTCGTCGGCATCGGCCACCGCCGTTCCGCTGCTGACGGTCGGGCACGGGACCCGGCCGCACACCGCGACGCCGGGCGACGAGCACACCGGCGGCGACTCGCCCGCGCCGGCGCTGTCGGCGGTCTACCACTACGACGACGCCCGGAACGAAGGGTCGGTGCAGGTGGTGAACGGCGGGGACGGGGTGGCGGCGAAGTGGACCGTGACGCTCAGCGTGCCCGGCGGGGAGAAGGTCTCGCTGGTGTCGGGGGCGGTGGAGCTGTTCCAGTCCGGGGCGTCCGTGCGGTTCCGGCCGACCGGGGGAGCGGTGGCCGCCGGGGGATCGGTGAGCTTCGGGTTCTCGCTGGCCGGGGCGCCGACCTCGCCGCCGGGTGGGTGCGCGATCGACGGGGTGGCCTGTTCCTGA
- a CDS encoding ATP-binding SpoIIE family protein phosphatase — protein MVGSGGARPPAVSTLPVQSAGATGCVALVHAFAWSATSLGPIDGWDGAVRAAVDLLLESPVPMMLLAGPEFVLIYNDAYAEVLGGRHPAALGRPAAQAFGEAWDQPGMSDVISRVFRTGRPVLEPESQVTLRPGEADPAFYTHGHSVVRDSRGDIAGVLTVAAETTQVVHRLQSLGELTARLAGALTIDDVTRVVLTYAMASFDLDHCVLAVDDGNSYRFVRRIRGEMLDEADERLPPVWRRVGPDPSAPLVAAAETGRATFVADGEPLRAVAQDRHEKRVRSLAALPLRTASVRGALTMGFRRAHVWLPAERALLRAAAELVAQAAERARRFEAQHGTAQLLQRSMLPEHLPELDTFRIAARYDVGVDGNAAGGDFYDAFRLSDGRLAMVLGDVAGHDVRAAAVMGQVRAALRALALTDPAPPSVLAGLDRLVGSLGAESRNEEIFVTVVYGVLDPTDGSITLASAGHPPPVLRRAGLNGGPASAELVKVPPGAPLGLGGRWQTGSLVLEPGDTILMYSDGVVERRGHPLNAGLDALVAAAAASASGDPRNMCSLATSAVAGTTDDDVAVLAVEHAFAMSRSATMHVAAEPTGPSRVRQWMGARLREWLVPEPVIGAAILCTSELTTNALLHAGTPAQVHIDLNAERLLVSVADTGTRGSVIRARAETLASRGRGLGLIEELSDSWGTDPTVRGSTVWFEMLLNRE, from the coding sequence ATGGTCGGCTCGGGAGGTGCACGCCCGCCAGCGGTCTCCACGCTGCCCGTGCAGTCCGCGGGCGCGACGGGATGCGTTGCCCTGGTCCACGCCTTCGCATGGTCGGCCACGTCACTGGGCCCGATCGATGGGTGGGACGGGGCGGTGCGCGCCGCCGTCGATCTCCTGCTGGAGTCGCCGGTCCCGATGATGCTGCTCGCCGGCCCCGAGTTCGTGCTGATCTACAACGATGCCTATGCCGAGGTGCTGGGCGGCCGGCACCCGGCCGCGCTGGGCCGGCCCGCCGCGCAGGCGTTCGGCGAGGCCTGGGACCAGCCCGGGATGAGCGACGTGATCAGCCGGGTGTTCCGCACCGGCCGGCCGGTGCTGGAGCCGGAGAGCCAGGTCACGCTGCGGCCGGGCGAGGCAGACCCGGCCTTCTACACGCACGGGCACTCGGTGGTGCGCGACTCGCGGGGCGACATCGCCGGGGTGCTGACGGTGGCCGCCGAGACCACCCAGGTGGTGCACCGGCTGCAGAGTCTCGGTGAGCTGACCGCGCGGCTGGCCGGGGCGCTGACCATCGACGATGTCACGCGCGTCGTCCTGACGTACGCGATGGCGTCTTTTGATCTTGATCATTGTGTGCTCGCGGTCGACGACGGCAACTCCTACCGGTTCGTCCGCCGGATCCGCGGCGAGATGCTCGACGAGGCGGACGAACGCCTGCCCCCGGTCTGGCGGCGGGTCGGCCCCGATCCCAGCGCGCCCCTGGTCGCGGCGGCGGAGACCGGCCGGGCGACGTTCGTGGCCGACGGCGAGCCGCTGCGCGCGGTCGCGCAGGACCGGCACGAGAAACGGGTCCGTTCGCTGGCCGCCCTGCCGCTGCGCACCGCGTCCGTGCGGGGCGCCCTGACCATGGGCTTCCGCCGGGCGCACGTCTGGCTGCCGGCCGAGCGGGCGCTGCTGCGCGCCGCCGCCGAGCTGGTCGCGCAGGCCGCGGAGCGGGCCCGCCGGTTCGAGGCGCAGCACGGCACCGCCCAGTTGCTGCAGCGCAGCATGCTTCCGGAGCATCTGCCGGAACTGGACACGTTCCGCATCGCCGCGCGCTACGACGTGGGTGTCGACGGGAACGCGGCCGGCGGCGACTTCTACGACGCGTTCCGGCTCTCCGACGGGCGACTGGCCATGGTGCTCGGCGACGTGGCCGGGCACGACGTGCGGGCCGCCGCGGTGATGGGCCAGGTCCGGGCGGCGCTGCGGGCGCTCGCGCTGACCGATCCGGCCCCGCCGAGCGTGCTCGCCGGGCTGGACCGGCTGGTCGGCTCGCTGGGCGCCGAGTCGCGGAACGAGGAGATCTTCGTGACCGTGGTCTACGGCGTGCTCGACCCGACGGACGGGTCGATCACCCTGGCCAGCGCCGGTCATCCGCCGCCGGTGCTGCGCCGCGCCGGGCTGAACGGCGGTCCGGCCAGCGCCGAGCTGGTGAAGGTGCCGCCGGGCGCGCCGCTCGGGCTGGGCGGGCGCTGGCAGACCGGTTCGCTGGTGCTGGAGCCGGGCGACACGATCCTGATGTACAGCGACGGCGTGGTGGAGCGGCGCGGTCACCCGCTGAACGCGGGGCTGGACGCGCTGGTCGCCGCCGCGGCCGCGTCGGCCAGCGGCGATCCGCGGAACATGTGCTCGCTGGCCACCTCGGCCGTCGCCGGCACCACCGACGACGACGTGGCGGTGCTCGCGGTCGAGCACGCGTTCGCGATGAGCCGCTCCGCGACCATGCACGTGGCGGCCGAGCCGACCGGCCCGAGCCGGGTCCGGCAGTGGATGGGCGCCCGCCTGCGCGAGTGGCTGGTCCCCGAGCCGGTGATCGGCGCGGCGATCCTGTGCACCAGCGAGCTGACGACGAACGCGCTGCTGCACGCCGGCACCCCGGCGCAGGTGCACATCGACCTGAACGCGGAACGCCTGCTGGTCTCGGTCGCCGACACCGGCACCCGGGGCAGCGTGATCCGGGCGCGGGCCGAGACGCTCGCCAGCCGGGGCCGCGGCCTGGGTCTGATCGAGGAGCTGAGCGACTCGTGGGGCACCGACCCCACGGTCCGTGGCTCCACTGTCTGGTTCGAAATGCTGCTCAACAGAGAGTGA
- a CDS encoding VOC family protein, whose amino-acid sequence MRIRGYAPLTPNWVELASADPARAAQFYGELFGWESAGDRFKLNGRAVAGLTRSQADRPDGWLTHLSTPDLDETLEQVALAGGSCLSHPAEAHGGRRAIITDPAGAVLGLWEPADFAGAQAGGEPGTMSWPELVTDDPNAAALFYGSAFGWLLRHDFGVGEWLNQAHDAMAGLTPGFRGAWWRTAFQVEDITETADRCERMGGALISEPAEAGLTEFAELRDPFGARFTVAAPVHHPVELTVSLGSLPAFERFGSF is encoded by the coding sequence ATGCGGATCAGAGGCTATGCACCACTGACACCCAACTGGGTGGAGCTGGCGAGCGCGGACCCTGCGCGAGCGGCTCAGTTCTACGGAGAGTTGTTCGGCTGGGAGTCAGCCGGTGATCGTTTCAAGCTGAACGGGCGGGCCGTGGCGGGGCTCACCCGCAGCCAGGCGGACCGGCCCGACGGGTGGCTGACCCACCTCAGCACGCCCGACCTCGACGAGACCCTGGAGCAGGTGGCGCTGGCCGGCGGCAGCTGCCTGAGCCACCCGGCCGAGGCGCACGGCGGGCGCCGCGCGATCATCACCGACCCGGCCGGGGCGGTGCTGGGTCTGTGGGAGCCGGCCGACTTCGCGGGGGCGCAGGCGGGCGGCGAGCCGGGCACCATGTCGTGGCCGGAACTGGTCACCGACGACCCGAACGCGGCCGCGCTGTTCTACGGCTCCGCGTTCGGCTGGCTGCTGCGTCACGACTTCGGCGTCGGCGAGTGGCTCAACCAGGCGCACGACGCGATGGCCGGGCTGACCCCGGGTTTCCGCGGCGCGTGGTGGCGGACGGCGTTCCAGGTCGAGGACATCACCGAGACCGCGGATCGCTGCGAGCGCATGGGCGGTGCGCTGATCTCCGAGCCGGCCGAGGCCGGCCTGACCGAATTCGCCGAGCTGCGCGACCCGTTCGGCGCCCGCTTCACGGTCGCCGCGCCGGTGCACCACCCGGTCGAGCTGACGGTGTCGCTGGGATCGCTGCCGGCTTTCGAGCGGTTCGGGTCCTTCTGA
- a CDS encoding pirin family protein has protein sequence MPAITVDDVLVLPRLPKLDPVATEFRPVRRLTTAPKGFEGEGFPVRRAFAGVPLSELDPFIHLDQMGEIDYAPGEPKGTPWHPHRGFETVTYMIDGIMDHQDSLGGGGSITNSDTQWMTAGSGILHIEAPPEHLVTSGGLFHGLQLWVNLPRAAKMIDPKYQDIRGKESALLTTPDGGALIRIIAGEVAGFSGPGSTFTPINLAHVTMQAGARLDLPWQPSYNALVYALSGEGSVGTDMRPIQLGQLATFGAGDAIRVEAKTELDLFIMGGQPIREPVAHYGPFVMNTQAELKQAFEDFQKGRLGTVPATRLPHTD, from the coding sequence ATGCCTGCGATCACCGTTGATGACGTCCTTGTTCTGCCCCGCCTGCCGAAGCTGGACCCGGTCGCGACGGAGTTCCGGCCGGTTCGCCGTCTGACGACCGCGCCGAAGGGGTTCGAGGGGGAGGGGTTCCCGGTCCGCCGGGCCTTCGCCGGGGTGCCGCTGTCCGAGCTTGATCCCTTCATCCACCTGGACCAGATGGGTGAGATCGACTACGCGCCGGGTGAGCCGAAGGGCACCCCGTGGCACCCGCACCGGGGATTCGAAACGGTCACCTACATGATCGACGGGATCATGGACCACCAGGACTCGCTCGGTGGCGGTGGCTCGATCACCAACAGCGACACCCAGTGGATGACCGCCGGTTCCGGCATTCTGCACATCGAGGCGCCGCCGGAGCACCTGGTCACCAGCGGTGGCCTGTTCCACGGCCTGCAGCTCTGGGTGAACCTGCCGCGCGCCGCCAAGATGATCGACCCGAAGTACCAGGACATCCGGGGCAAGGAGTCCGCGCTGCTCACGACGCCGGACGGGGGTGCGCTGATCCGCATCATCGCCGGTGAGGTGGCCGGGTTCTCGGGGCCGGGGTCGACGTTCACGCCGATCAACCTGGCGCACGTGACCATGCAGGCGGGGGCGCGGCTGGACCTGCCGTGGCAGCCGTCGTACAACGCGCTCGTCTACGCGCTCTCCGGCGAGGGCTCGGTCGGCACCGACATGCGGCCGATCCAACTCGGTCAGCTGGCGACGTTCGGGGCGGGCGACGCGATCCGGGTCGAGGCCAAGACCGAGCTGGATCTGTTCATCATGGGCGGGCAGCCGATCCGCGAGCCGGTGGCGCACTACGGTCCGTTCGTGATGAACACGCAGGCCGAGCTGAAGCAGGCCTTCGAGGACTTCCAGAAGGGGCGTCTCGGGACGGTCCCGGCGACCCGGCTTCCGCACACCGATTAA
- a CDS encoding MarR family winged helix-turn-helix transcriptional regulator encodes MAEPLSDTQLQHWRTFIESSWALHTTLEDELRAATGLSMNDYHVLVALADAPGRRIRMGELANRLVFSPSRITYQITSMIKRGLVSKETCPDDKRGFEAVLTEAGLEALRAAAPAHLATVRERFINHLDEEELAVIGRAFAKIRKN; translated from the coding sequence ATGGCCGAACCGCTCAGCGACACCCAGTTGCAGCACTGGCGCACCTTCATCGAGAGCTCGTGGGCGCTGCACACCACGCTCGAGGACGAGCTGCGCGCCGCGACCGGGCTGAGCATGAACGACTACCACGTGCTGGTCGCTCTCGCCGACGCGCCCGGCCGCCGGATCCGGATGGGCGAGCTGGCCAACCGGCTGGTGTTCTCCCCGAGCCGGATCACCTACCAGATCACCTCGATGATCAAACGCGGCCTGGTCTCCAAGGAAACCTGCCCGGACGACAAGCGCGGGTTCGAGGCCGTCCTCACCGAGGCGGGCCTGGAAGCCCTGCGGGCGGCCGCTCCGGCGCACTTGGCGACGGTGCGGGAGCGTTTCATCAACCACCTCGACGAGGAGGAGCTCGCCGTCATCGGCCGGGCCTTCGCCAAAATCCGCAAGAACTGA
- a CDS encoding GNAT family N-acetyltransferase produces the protein MPTRRAVPADAAELVRLREVMLRSLTKADWNDDWREPARAALSELLAAPEPSIAAFVVERSGGGLAACAVGTIDQRLGSPHNPQGRVGYVYNVVTDPDMRRRGYSRACMTALLAWFGERGVPAVDLRASAEGEPLYASLGFRRSAEPGMRLRLT, from the coding sequence ATGCCGACACGCCGGGCGGTCCCCGCGGACGCCGCCGAACTCGTCCGCCTCCGCGAGGTCATGCTGCGCAGTCTCACGAAGGCGGACTGGAACGACGACTGGCGCGAGCCGGCCCGCGCAGCCCTGTCCGAGCTGCTCGCAGCGCCGGAGCCGAGCATCGCGGCCTTCGTCGTCGAACGATCCGGAGGCGGGCTCGCGGCCTGCGCGGTCGGCACCATCGATCAACGGCTGGGGAGTCCCCACAACCCGCAGGGCCGGGTCGGGTACGTCTACAACGTCGTCACCGACCCGGACATGCGGCGGCGTGGATACTCCCGGGCCTGCATGACCGCCCTGCTCGCCTGGTTCGGCGAGCGCGGCGTGCCGGCGGTCGACCTGCGAGCGTCGGCCGAGGGCGAGCCGCTCTACGCCTCCCTGGGGTTCCGGCGCAGTGCCGAGCCCGGCATGCGGCTGCGACTCACATGA
- a CDS encoding Clp protease N-terminal domain-containing protein: MFERFTQGARAVVTGAQQEARDLGHSVIGTEHVLLAVLTRENGAAVVLHEAGVEGEPVRDAIVRYAGPHDEASTAPDPDAEDAAALKSIGIDLDAVRAAIEENFGAGALRLPRPAPKKREIFGKFYAAPGSGHIPFSRRNKKVLELALREALRLKHKFIAPEHIVLGMIREGEGLAMRILADQGVDFDRLRSELTRSLAAGAVM, from the coding sequence ATGTTCGAGAGGTTCACCCAGGGTGCCCGCGCCGTCGTGACCGGCGCCCAGCAGGAGGCCCGTGACCTGGGCCATTCCGTGATCGGCACGGAGCACGTGCTGCTCGCCGTGCTGACCCGGGAGAACGGCGCGGCGGTGGTGCTGCACGAGGCCGGCGTCGAAGGGGAGCCGGTGCGCGACGCGATCGTGCGCTACGCCGGGCCCCACGACGAGGCGTCGACCGCGCCGGACCCGGATGCCGAGGACGCCGCCGCCCTCAAGTCCATCGGCATCGACCTGGACGCGGTGCGCGCCGCGATCGAGGAGAACTTCGGGGCCGGCGCGCTCCGGCTGCCGCGGCCCGCGCCGAAGAAGCGGGAGATCTTCGGCAAGTTCTACGCGGCGCCGGGCAGCGGGCACATCCCGTTCTCCCGGCGGAACAAGAAGGTGCTGGAGCTGGCGCTGCGGGAGGCGCTGCGGCTGAAGCACAAGTTCATCGCGCCGGAGCACATCGTGCTCGGCATGATCCGCGAGGGGGAGGGGCTGGCCATGCGGATCCTCGCCGATCAGGGCGTCGACTTCGACCGCCTGCGGAGCGAGCTGACCCGGTCGCTGGCGGCCGGCGCGGTCATGTGA
- a CDS encoding helix-turn-helix domain-containing protein, whose protein sequence is MTEATDLAAAASSADPRVGLRAVVALRRLLEGLEHLQVANARKKGWSWQEIADALGVTRQGVHKKHAHLMPMTDPREG, encoded by the coding sequence ATGACCGAGGCAACCGACCTCGCCGCCGCCGCGAGCAGCGCCGACCCACGGGTCGGCCTCCGCGCGGTGGTGGCGCTGCGCCGCCTGCTGGAGGGCCTCGAGCACCTCCAGGTGGCGAATGCCCGTAAGAAGGGCTGGTCCTGGCAGGAGATCGCCGACGCGCTCGGCGTGACCCGCCAGGGCGTACACAAGAAGCATGCTCATCTGATGCCGATGACCGACCCGCGGGAGGGTTGA
- a CDS encoding aminopeptidase — MDWIERFADVVVRAGVNVQPGQGVVLNTDTAHLEIARAVVEAAYAAGAAWVEPIWSDGPMRRSEVDHATLDQLRSSRPWALARTREWAEQGVAWISLVGDADPHVLDGADPAKAAARRAEESAVRRDAVIGKLRWTVIGAPNPGWAQQIFGEPDVDRLWHAVGTAMRLDQDDPVEAWRQRAATLAARGAALDALELTEVRYHGDGTDLTVGLIPGCVWTGGGMIDETGVAYMPNIPTEEVFTSPDRRRADGVLRVTKPLAMAGRLVTGLRLTFEGGRITSVAADEGADIVEAQLATDEGARYLGEVSLVDRDSRIAQAGIVFHNTLFDENAGCHVAWGQSFPFAVPGGVAMSHQERSALGLNTSGVHTDIVVGGEGITVTGTGPKGTVDIIRDDEWVLG; from the coding sequence ATGGATTGGATCGAGCGCTTCGCGGACGTCGTCGTCCGAGCCGGAGTCAACGTGCAGCCCGGGCAGGGTGTCGTGCTGAACACCGACACCGCCCACCTGGAGATCGCCCGCGCGGTCGTCGAGGCGGCCTATGCCGCCGGCGCCGCCTGGGTCGAGCCGATCTGGTCGGACGGCCCGATGCGCCGCTCCGAGGTCGACCACGCGACCCTCGACCAGCTGCGGTCGAGCCGGCCGTGGGCGCTGGCGCGCACCCGCGAGTGGGCCGAGCAGGGCGTCGCCTGGATCAGCCTGGTCGGCGACGCCGATCCGCACGTGCTGGACGGTGCCGACCCGGCCAAGGCCGCCGCGCGGCGGGCCGAGGAGTCGGCGGTCCGGCGCGACGCGGTGATCGGCAAGCTGCGCTGGACGGTGATCGGCGCGCCCAACCCCGGCTGGGCCCAGCAGATCTTCGGCGAGCCCGACGTGGACCGGCTCTGGCACGCGGTCGGCACCGCGATGCGGCTCGACCAGGACGATCCGGTGGAGGCCTGGCGGCAGCGCGCCGCGACGCTGGCCGCGCGCGGCGCCGCGCTCGACGCGCTGGAGCTGACCGAGGTCCGCTATCACGGCGACGGCACCGACCTGACCGTCGGCCTGATCCCGGGCTGCGTCTGGACCGGCGGCGGCATGATCGACGAGACCGGCGTGGCGTACATGCCGAACATCCCCACCGAAGAGGTGTTCACCAGCCCGGATCGGCGCCGCGCCGACGGCGTGCTGCGGGTCACCAAGCCGCTCGCGATGGCCGGTCGCCTGGTCACCGGGCTGCGGCTGACGTTCGAGGGCGGGCGGATCACCTCGGTCGCCGCCGACGAGGGCGCCGACATCGTCGAGGCGCAGCTGGCCACCGACGAGGGCGCGCGCTACCTGGGCGAGGTGTCGCTGGTCGACCGGGACAGCCGGATCGCGCAGGCCGGCATCGTCTTCCACAACACGCTCTTCGACGAGAACGCGGGCTGTCACGTGGCGTGGGGGCAGAGCTTCCCGTTCGCGGTCCCGGGCGGGGTCGCGATGAGCCACCAGGAGCGCAGCGCGCTCGGGCTGAACACGTCCGGCGTGCACACCGACATCGTGGTGGGCGGCGAGGGGATCACGGTGACCGGCACCGGTCCGAAGGGGACGGTCGACATCATCCGCGACGACGAGTGGGTGCTCGGCTGA
- a CDS encoding phospholipase D-like domain-containing protein yields MPSEDWLLTAAERGNPHTDLPVWCAGNTVESLIHGKTYFSRLTTEVEKLDAGDHLFFTDWRGDPDELTTDDGPTIGELFAAAARRGVIVKGLLWRSHLDKMAYSEEENRNLGDQIREAGGEVLLDQRVRRGGSHHQKLVVLRHPGHPERDIAFAGGIDLCHSRRDDADHHGDPQAVRMAKAYGPTPPWHDIQLALRGPVVGALDLSFRERWCDPAPLDQHGPISTLADKFKHADLHADRLPEQPPDPPECGPMAVQVLRTYPAMRPKYSFAPLGEQTVARGYTKAIKRARRLIYLEDQYLWSAEVAELFAQALRDNPELHLIAVVPRHPDVDGRFALPPNQVGREQAIDLCKHAASDRVHVFDLENHEGTPIYVHAKVCVIDDVWCSVGSDNFNRRSWTHDSELSNAILDATRDEREPVDPAGLGDGARHFPRELRLALTREHLDRQDGDNQDLLDPIAMVRTLDAAAEALRDWRDGGRRGPRPPGRLIPHETERLPWFQRLWATPVYRLMYDPDGRPWRDRRAGRW; encoded by the coding sequence GTGCCATCGGAGGACTGGCTGCTGACCGCCGCCGAACGCGGCAACCCACACACTGATTTACCCGTCTGGTGTGCAGGAAACACAGTTGAATCACTTATTCACGGAAAAACGTACTTCTCCCGACTTACCACGGAAGTGGAGAAGCTCGACGCCGGTGATCATCTGTTCTTCACCGACTGGCGGGGCGATCCGGACGAGCTGACCACCGACGACGGGCCGACGATCGGCGAGCTGTTCGCGGCGGCGGCCCGGCGCGGGGTGATCGTCAAGGGCCTGCTCTGGCGCTCCCATCTGGACAAGATGGCGTACAGCGAGGAGGAGAACCGCAACCTCGGCGACCAGATCCGCGAGGCCGGCGGCGAGGTGCTGCTCGACCAGCGGGTCCGGCGCGGCGGCTCGCACCACCAGAAACTCGTGGTGCTGCGGCATCCCGGGCACCCCGAGCGGGACATCGCGTTCGCCGGCGGCATCGACCTGTGCCACAGCCGCCGGGACGACGCCGACCATCACGGCGATCCGCAAGCGGTGCGGATGGCGAAGGCGTACGGCCCCACCCCGCCCTGGCACGACATCCAGCTGGCGCTGCGCGGGCCGGTGGTCGGCGCGCTCGACCTGTCGTTCCGGGAGCGCTGGTGCGACCCGGCGCCGCTCGACCAGCACGGCCCGATCTCCACGCTCGCCGACAAGTTCAAGCACGCCGACCTGCACGCGGACCGGCTGCCCGAGCAGCCGCCGGACCCGCCGGAGTGCGGTCCGATGGCCGTGCAGGTGCTGCGGACATATCCGGCGATGCGCCCGAAATACTCGTTCGCCCCGCTCGGCGAGCAGACCGTGGCCCGCGGCTACACCAAGGCGATCAAGCGCGCCCGCCGGCTGATCTACCTGGAGGATCAGTACCTCTGGTCGGCCGAGGTGGCCGAGCTGTTCGCCCAGGCGCTGCGCGACAACCCCGAGCTGCACCTGATCGCGGTCGTGCCACGCCACCCGGACGTGGACGGCCGGTTCGCGCTGCCGCCCAACCAGGTCGGCCGGGAACAGGCCATCGACCTGTGCAAACATGCCGCGTCCGATCGAGTGCACGTCTTCGACCTGGAGAACCACGAGGGCACGCCGATCTACGTACACGCGAAGGTCTGTGTGATCGACGACGTGTGGTGCAGCGTGGGCAGCGACAACTTCAACCGTCGTTCGTGGACGCACGACAGCGAGCTGTCCAACGCGATCCTGGACGCGACGCGCGACGAACGGGAGCCGGTCGACCCGGCCGGGCTCGGCGACGGCGCCCGGCACTTCCCACGGGAGCTGCGGCTCGCGCTGACCCGCGAACACCTGGACCGCCAGGACGGCGACAATCAAGATCTTTTAGACCCGATTGCGATGGTACGAACGTTGGACGCCGCCGCCGAGGCCCTCCGCGACTGGCGCGACGGCGGCCGCCGTGGGCCACGCCCGCCGGGCCGGCTGATCCCGCACGAGACCGAGCGGCTGCCCTGGTTCCAGCGGCTCTGGGCGACCCCGGTCTACCGCCTGATGTATGACCCGGACGGCCGCCCGTGGCGCGATCGCCGGGCCGGCCGATGGTGA
- a CDS encoding sensor domain-containing protein, which produces MSTTSLTASLRDRRYVLTAWPWRSVTFLATTAVIVAPLSFGLAVLLLPLLVSARRLVHGNLPSPAILFLLVVSAALLFVGSPLVAVPVAALERRRLRLVDPRPLRAGRRPGDLGGLYRDEATWRAVLYTVLLAVFAPPVFLAAFIALLADALMIASPFGLGTWQFGAYTVDGGPRSIPLALVGLAVAPALLYLAGALAAGHAMLARRLLGGGDPLRDQLGEVSQSRARLADAFDAERRRIERDLHDGAQHRLTSLTLHLGMARLDLPPDSPAAEPLGLAHTQAKELMVVLRDLVHGIRPQVLTDLGLPAALRELAASSPVPVVVEATITTRPPESIETTAYFVAAEALTNIAKHARATAASVRVTGDGTRVDLEIQDNGRGGADPRMGTGLTGLADRVAAAGGRLLLASPAGGPTLMRVELPCPR; this is translated from the coding sequence GTGTCCACCACCAGTTTGACCGCGTCCCTGCGGGACCGCCGCTACGTGCTCACGGCCTGGCCGTGGCGCTCGGTGACGTTCCTCGCCACCACGGCGGTCATCGTCGCGCCCCTGTCCTTCGGCCTCGCCGTGCTGCTGCTGCCGCTGCTGGTCTCGGCCCGGCGGCTGGTCCACGGCAACCTGCCCAGCCCGGCCATCCTGTTCCTGCTCGTGGTCTCCGCGGCGCTGCTGTTCGTCGGTTCCCCGCTGGTCGCGGTGCCGGTCGCCGCGCTGGAGCGCCGCCGCCTGCGCCTGGTCGACCCGCGCCCGCTGCGCGCCGGCCGCCGGCCCGGCGACCTCGGTGGCCTCTACCGGGACGAGGCGACCTGGCGGGCGGTGCTCTACACGGTGCTGCTGGCCGTGTTCGCCCCGCCGGTCTTCCTCGCCGCGTTCATCGCGCTGCTCGCCGACGCGCTGATGATCGCCAGCCCGTTCGGCCTCGGCACCTGGCAGTTCGGCGCCTACACCGTCGACGGCGGCCCGCGCAGCATCCCGCTCGCCCTGGTCGGGCTGGCGGTCGCGCCGGCCCTGCTCTACCTGGCCGGGGCGCTGGCCGCCGGGCACGCGATGCTGGCCCGCCGGCTGCTCGGCGGCGGCGATCCGCTGCGCGACCAGCTCGGCGAGGTGTCCCAGTCCCGGGCCCGGCTGGCCGACGCGTTCGACGCCGAGCGCCGCCGGATCGAACGGGACCTGCACGACGGTGCCCAGCACCGGCTCACCAGCCTCACCCTGCACCTGGGCATGGCCCGGCTCGACCTGCCGCCGGACTCCCCCGCCGCCGAGCCGCTCGGCCTCGCGCACACCCAGGCGAAGGAGCTGATGGTGGTGCTGCGCGACCTGGTACACGGCATCCGCCCGCAGGTGCTGACCGACCTCGGGCTGCCGGCCGCGCTGCGCGAGCTGGCGGCGAGCTCGCCGGTCCCGGTCGTCGTCGAGGCCACGATCACCACCCGGCCGCCGGAGAGCATCGAGACCACGGCGTACTTCGTGGCCGCCGAGGCGCTGACCAACATCGCCAAGCACGCCCGGGCCACCGCGGCCAGCGTGCGGGTCACCGGCGACGGCACCCGGGTCGACCTGGAGATCCAGGACAACGGCCGGGGCGGCGCGGATCCGCGGATGGGCACCGGGCTGACCGGCCTCGCCGACCGGGTGGCCGCCGCCGGGGGCCGGTTGCTGCTGGCCAGCCCGGCCGGCGGGCCGACGCTGATGCGGGTCGAGCTGCCGTGCCCGCGATGA